Proteins co-encoded in one Vicinamibacterales bacterium genomic window:
- a CDS encoding LysR substrate-binding domain-containing protein, whose translation MTVEWYALQVFQAVATEKSFSRAAEKLYRTQPAISLGIQRLEAELGERLIDRAGKDLLLTDAGQIVFDYARRFDNLRAEMDNALAELRDNSAGRLTIGANESTTLYLLPHIAAYRRSYPRVHVQVRRSLSSKIPSQLVEGDLELGVISYDPQDPRLVVTTIYIDHLAFIVSPQHRLASRKSVSIRELGMEIFIAHNVVSPYRNLVLRAFQRHKVPLNMDVEMPTVETIRKLVQDNEGVAFLPKMCVEQEIERGALREVIVKEMKIAREIRLIYPAKRGLSHAAKAFLDLIKKG comes from the coding sequence GTGACCGTGGAATGGTATGCGCTGCAGGTGTTCCAGGCGGTGGCGACGGAGAAGAGCTTTTCGCGTGCGGCGGAGAAGCTGTACCGCACGCAGCCGGCCATCTCCCTCGGGATTCAGCGGCTCGAAGCCGAATTGGGCGAGCGGCTGATCGATCGGGCAGGCAAGGATCTGCTGCTGACCGACGCCGGGCAGATCGTCTTCGACTACGCCCGCAGGTTCGACAACCTGCGCGCGGAGATGGACAACGCCCTCGCCGAGCTGCGCGACAACTCGGCGGGGCGGCTGACCATCGGTGCCAACGAGTCCACCACGCTCTATCTGCTGCCGCACATCGCGGCGTATCGACGCTCGTATCCGCGCGTCCACGTGCAGGTGCGCCGCAGCCTGTCGAGCAAGATCCCGTCGCAGCTCGTCGAGGGCGACTTGGAACTCGGGGTCATCAGCTACGATCCGCAGGACCCGCGCCTGGTCGTCACGACGATCTACATCGATCATCTGGCGTTCATCGTCTCGCCGCAGCACCGGCTCGCATCCCGGAAGTCGGTCTCGATTCGCGAGCTCGGGATGGAGATCTTCATCGCCCACAACGTCGTCTCCCCGTATCGGAACCTGGTGCTGCGCGCGTTCCAGCGCCACAAGGTACCGCTCAACATGGACGTGGAGATGCCGACCGTCGAGACGATCCGGAAGCTGGTGCAGGACAACGAGGGTGTGGCGTTCCTGCCGAAGATGTGCGTCGAACAGGAGATCGAGCGAGGGGCGTTGCGCGAGGTGATCGTCAAGGAGATGAAGATCGCGCGCGAGATCCGGCTGATCTACCCTGCCAAGCGGGGCCTCAGCCACGCGGCGAAGGCGTTTCTCGACCTGATCAAGAAGGGATAG
- a CDS encoding helix-hairpin-helix domain-containing protein, translating to MKLWTNRLGWSVCLILAVVCAATPALAQGTTAGRTKLNVNTATAAELQTLPTVDAAMAAKIMAGRPYGSVSDMSKAGIPVSTLSAIRPLVTFGVAKSAKAPAAPAVEAKAPDAAAAKAAEGAVAKPAESATPATPPAAVKAPAKSSKSSKTGGTAMDKANRALERGGVAEARGDEAMAKSGQMPKREPPVKGMVWVNTASGIFYTEGDSRYGTTHEGTFMTEADAVKAGYRMAKTNMGKKK from the coding sequence ATGAAGCTGTGGACGAACCGTCTTGGCTGGTCGGTGTGCCTGATCCTCGCGGTCGTGTGCGCGGCGACGCCGGCGTTGGCGCAGGGGACGACAGCTGGCCGAACGAAGCTGAACGTCAATACGGCGACGGCGGCGGAACTCCAGACGCTGCCGACCGTCGATGCCGCGATGGCAGCGAAGATCATGGCAGGACGGCCCTACGGGTCCGTCTCGGACATGTCGAAGGCCGGGATCCCGGTCTCGACGCTCTCGGCGATCCGGCCGCTCGTGACATTCGGCGTCGCGAAGTCGGCGAAGGCGCCGGCGGCGCCGGCCGTCGAGGCCAAGGCCCCCGATGCGGCCGCAGCCAAGGCCGCTGAAGGTGCGGTGGCCAAGCCAGCCGAGTCCGCCACGCCCGCCACGCCTCCCGCCGCTGTGAAAGCGCCGGCCAAGTCCTCGAAGAGCAGCAAGACCGGCGGCACGGCCATGGACAAGGCCAACCGCGCGCTCGAGCGCGGCGGCGTGGCTGAGGCGCGAGGCGACGAGGCCATGGCAAAGAGCGGCCAGATGCCGAAGCGCGAACCGCCGGTCAAGGGCATGGTCTGGGTCAACACGGCGAGCGGGATCTTCTACACGGAGGGCGATTCCCGCTACGGCACCACGCACGAAGGCACGTTCATGACCGAGGCGGACGCGGTGAAGGCCGGCTACCGGATGGCGAAGACGAACATGGGGAAGAAGAAGTAG
- a CDS encoding 2-isopropylmalate synthase, whose translation MAERVLIFDTTLRDGEQSPGCSMTVREKRRMAAKLVDLGVDIIEAGFPIASDGDFEAVGVIARDAPGPTVAALARACRADIVRAAAALEGANRPRIHTFIATSDIHLKFKLRKTRQQVLDEAVEGVRLARRYVEDVEFSAEDATRTDPAYLRQVVRAVVEAGASTVNIPDTVGYCTPDEFGPMIAAIADDLQGRAVVSVHCHNDLGLAVANSLAAVQAGARQVECTVNGIGERAGNCALEEIVMILRTRRDRLGYHTDITTEHLFPASQLLSSLIAFGPQPNKSIVGRNAFAHEAGIHQDGFLKERTTYEIIEPATVGVPESKLILGKHSGRHALRQRCEDLGVPLKPEQVDGVYAQFIALADRKKGVTDDEIARIASGFQLEAAS comes from the coding sequence ATGGCTGAACGCGTCCTGATCTTCGACACCACGCTGCGCGACGGCGAGCAGTCGCCCGGCTGCAGCATGACGGTTCGCGAGAAGCGGCGGATGGCGGCCAAGCTCGTCGACCTGGGTGTGGACATCATCGAGGCGGGCTTTCCGATCGCCTCCGACGGCGACTTCGAGGCCGTCGGCGTCATCGCCCGCGACGCCCCGGGGCCGACGGTTGCCGCGCTCGCCCGCGCCTGCCGCGCCGACATCGTGCGCGCTGCGGCCGCCCTCGAGGGCGCGAACCGGCCGCGCATCCACACGTTCATCGCCACGAGCGACATCCACCTGAAGTTCAAGCTGAGAAAGACGCGCCAACAGGTGCTCGACGAGGCGGTCGAAGGCGTCCGCCTCGCCCGGCGTTACGTGGAGGACGTCGAATTCTCCGCGGAGGATGCCACGCGAACGGACCCCGCGTACCTGCGGCAGGTTGTGCGCGCGGTCGTCGAAGCCGGCGCCAGCACGGTCAACATCCCCGACACCGTTGGCTACTGCACACCCGATGAGTTCGGCCCGATGATCGCGGCGATCGCCGATGACCTGCAGGGCCGGGCAGTCGTCAGCGTCCACTGCCACAACGACCTCGGCCTGGCGGTTGCCAACTCGCTGGCCGCGGTGCAGGCGGGCGCGCGGCAGGTGGAGTGCACGGTCAACGGCATTGGCGAACGGGCCGGCAACTGCGCGCTCGAGGAGATCGTGATGATCCTCCGGACGCGGCGGGATCGGCTCGGATACCACACCGACATCACGACCGAGCACCTGTTCCCCGCCAGCCAGCTCCTGAGCAGCCTGATTGCCTTCGGGCCGCAGCCGAACAAGTCGATCGTCGGCCGCAATGCGTTCGCCCACGAGGCGGGCATCCACCAGGACGGGTTCCTCAAGGAGCGGACAACGTACGAGATCATCGAGCCCGCCACGGTCGGTGTGCCCGAGAGCAAGCTGATCCTCGGCAAGCACAGCGGCCGGCACGCGCTGCGCCAGCGCTGCGAGGATCTCGGGGTTCCGCTCAAGCCCGAGCAGGTCGATGGCGTGTATGCTCAGTTCATCGCGCTCGCCGACCGCAAGAAGGGTGTGACCGACGACGAGATCGCCAGGATCGCGTCCGGGTTCCAGCTGGAGGCCGCGAGCTGA
- a CDS encoding amidohydrolase, with protein MRGSVAGSWFLLACLVSFTAAGCGPRVDPADMVLTNGRLATVDPSRATAEAIAIRGDRIEAVGTIAEMKAYIGPKTEVIDLAGRFAMPGFIESHAHFTGVGAAKMQLELMKTRSWEEIAALVADAAKTARPGEWILGRGWHQEKWTHAPAGAVEGFPTHELLSQAAPNNPVLLTHASGHATIANAKAMELAGITKQTPNPPGGEIIKDAKANPIGVFRETASGLVHKALNDARARRTPEQVNADADREVELAAREFLSKGITSVHDAGTSFATVDRYKRFADAGKLGVRLYVMLGEDNADLAQNLAKYRMIGAANGHLTVRSIKRLMDGALGSRGAWLLEPYADLPGKTGLNTESPDVMKETARLAIENGYQLCTHAIGDRANRETLNVYEQAFKAHPDQKDLRWRVEHAQHINAADIPRFGQLGVIASMQGIHCTSDAPYVLARLGRQRADEGAYVWQKLMKSGAVVANGTDAPVEEVDPLPGYYALVTRRQKNGEVFYGDQRMTREDALRAYTLNGAFAAFEEKTKGSLTPGKVADITVLSADITTVPEDQIQRAEVLYTIVGGKVAYKK; from the coding sequence ATGCGTGGTTCTGTCGCTGGTTCGTGGTTCCTGCTCGCGTGCCTGGTGTCGTTCACCGCAGCCGGGTGCGGTCCTCGCGTCGATCCGGCCGACATGGTCCTGACCAACGGGCGCCTCGCCACGGTCGATCCGTCGAGGGCGACGGCCGAGGCCATCGCCATCCGCGGCGACAGGATCGAAGCCGTCGGTACGATTGCCGAGATGAAGGCCTATATCGGCCCGAAGACCGAGGTGATCGATCTTGCCGGTCGGTTTGCCATGCCCGGGTTCATCGAATCGCACGCCCACTTCACCGGCGTGGGCGCCGCCAAGATGCAACTGGAGCTGATGAAGACGCGAAGCTGGGAGGAAATCGCCGCGCTGGTGGCTGACGCCGCGAAGACGGCGCGGCCGGGAGAGTGGATTCTCGGCCGAGGCTGGCATCAGGAGAAGTGGACGCACGCGCCCGCCGGAGCGGTCGAGGGCTTCCCCACGCACGAACTGCTCAGCCAGGCGGCGCCGAACAACCCGGTGCTCCTCACCCATGCCAGCGGTCACGCCACGATTGCCAATGCCAAGGCGATGGAACTGGCAGGGATCACGAAGCAGACACCGAACCCGCCCGGTGGCGAGATCATCAAGGACGCGAAGGCCAATCCGATCGGCGTGTTCCGCGAGACGGCCTCGGGCCTGGTCCACAAGGCGCTGAACGATGCGCGCGCCCGCCGCACCCCGGAGCAGGTGAATGCCGATGCCGACCGCGAGGTCGAGTTGGCGGCGCGCGAGTTCCTGTCCAAGGGCATCACTTCGGTCCACGACGCCGGCACGTCGTTCGCCACGGTGGATCGGTACAAGCGATTTGCCGACGCCGGGAAACTGGGCGTCCGGCTGTACGTGATGCTCGGCGAGGACAACGCCGACCTGGCGCAGAATCTGGCGAAGTACCGGATGATCGGCGCGGCGAACGGCCACCTCACCGTCCGGTCGATCAAGCGCCTGATGGACGGCGCGCTCGGTTCGCGGGGCGCGTGGCTGCTCGAGCCGTACGCCGATCTCCCCGGCAAGACCGGCCTGAACACCGAGTCGCCGGACGTGATGAAGGAGACGGCGCGGCTGGCCATCGAGAACGGATACCAGTTGTGCACCCATGCGATCGGTGATCGTGCCAACCGCGAGACGCTGAATGTCTACGAGCAGGCCTTCAAGGCGCATCCCGACCAGAAGGACCTGCGGTGGCGCGTCGAGCACGCACAGCACATCAACGCGGCCGACATCCCGCGCTTCGGGCAGTTGGGCGTGATCGCGTCGATGCAGGGCATCCACTGCACGTCCGACGCGCCGTATGTCCTCGCCCGGCTCGGACGCCAGCGCGCGGACGAAGGCGCGTACGTCTGGCAGAAGCTGATGAAGTCCGGCGCGGTGGTGGCAAACGGGACCGACGCGCCGGTCGAGGAAGTCGATCCGCTGCCCGGCTACTACGCGCTCGTCACCCGGCGCCAGAAGAACGGCGAGGTGTTCTACGGCGACCAGCGCATGACCCGCGAGGACGCCCTCCGGGCCTACACGCTGAACGGCGCCTTCGCGGCCTTCGAGGAGAAGACGAAGGGCTCCCTGACGCCCGGCAAGGTCGCCGACATCACCGTGCTATCGGCCGACATCACCACGGTGCCCGAGGATCAGATCCAGAGAGCGGAGGTGCTCTACACGATCGTCGGGGGGAAGGTGGCGTACAAGAAATAG
- the leuB gene encoding 3-isopropylmalate dehydrogenase codes for MDLRILVLPGDGIGPEVTAQAMAVVRRVARVFGHSVEALDGLIGGAAIAQAGDPLPAATLRLAEETDAVLLGAVGAPRFDDLPPERRPERGLLQLRQALKTFANLRPSRAWPALLDASPLKNSIVEGTDLLIVRELTSGLYYGTPRGVTGSGPGERATNTLSYTRAEIDRVARVAFELARGRRRRVTSVDKSNVLENSQLWRRVVTDVARDFPDIALDHLLVDNCAMQLVVNPRRFDVVLTENLFGDILSDEAAVLSGSIGMLASASIGDRRASGRRTGLYEPVHGSAPDIAGMGIANPLGAIGSASAMLDYTFGLAAEAAAISRAIDEVVAAGVVTADLKRSGHAATTEEVGQAVVDRIRR; via the coding sequence ATGGATCTACGTATTCTGGTTCTCCCCGGGGATGGGATCGGCCCGGAGGTCACGGCGCAGGCGATGGCCGTCGTGCGGCGCGTGGCTCGCGTGTTCGGACACTCGGTCGAGGCGCTCGACGGGTTGATCGGCGGAGCGGCGATTGCGCAGGCCGGAGATCCCCTCCCGGCCGCCACGCTTCGGCTGGCGGAGGAGACCGACGCGGTCCTGCTCGGCGCCGTCGGCGCTCCCCGGTTCGACGATCTGCCCCCCGAGCGCCGGCCCGAGCGCGGCCTGCTGCAACTCCGCCAGGCGCTGAAGACGTTCGCCAACCTGCGCCCGTCGCGCGCCTGGCCCGCCCTTCTCGACGCCTCGCCGCTCAAGAACTCGATCGTCGAAGGCACCGATCTGCTCATCGTGCGCGAGCTGACGTCCGGCCTGTACTACGGCACGCCGCGCGGCGTGACGGGCAGCGGCCCCGGCGAGCGCGCGACCAACACGCTCTCGTACACGCGCGCCGAGATCGACCGGGTCGCCCGCGTGGCCTTCGAGCTGGCGCGCGGCCGGCGGCGGCGCGTGACCAGCGTGGACAAGTCGAACGTTCTCGAGAATTCCCAGCTCTGGCGCCGGGTCGTCACCGACGTCGCCCGCGACTTTCCGGACATTGCGCTCGACCACCTGCTGGTGGACAACTGTGCCATGCAGCTCGTCGTCAACCCGCGCCGCTTCGACGTCGTGCTCACCGAGAACCTGTTCGGTGACATCCTCAGCGACGAGGCGGCGGTGCTGAGCGGATCGATTGGCATGCTCGCATCGGCGTCGATCGGTGATCGGCGGGCGTCGGGGCGCCGCACGGGCCTCTACGAGCCAGTGCACGGATCGGCACCGGACATCGCGGGCATGGGCATCGCGAACCCGCTCGGGGCGATTGGCTCGGCCTCGGCGATGCTCGACTACACGTTCGGGCTCGCGGCCGAGGCGGCGGCGATCAGCCGCGCCATCGACGAAGTCGTCGCGGCCGGCGTGGTCACGGCGGACCTGAAGCGGTCCGGGCATGCCGCGACGACCGAGGAGGTTGGCCAGGCGGTCGTGGACAGGATCCGGAGATGA
- a CDS encoding HEAT repeat domain-containing protein: MGLFTSFQLKSRDAATRRRAALSLGVAGKNAAIATLEPLTQDPEWTVREGAAEALGAIASPETVMPLARLIQGADQIRESAGAAAVRAAAIRALGRTGPGAVTALVTLLTDRHAKVREGAIDALGAIGGVAAATALVSALEDDRSSVRQAAAAALARAGRVEAVPGLRSALAHKDPTTRRGAAESLGAIRDAAAVDALRAALGDRDRSVREVAVQGLARIASPEAVAALLAALPAGDRDQKAAVTTALKSFDWSPADASERIVHAVLHGRFDEAAAEGSAAVDALVAALSDRDAAHRRGALAALTALHDERAAASVAALLRDPEAAVRDAAVECLAATGPDAAGVLVEGLRDRAAQVRSACRQAIARIGEEALAGALLRRLSVGRLTRHGSTELRVVATRAELDGVRLAADGLHTLLTAVAKKLPTGTLTALGGIADVLLLEPGQVPSSSERVDNEELRQTALAELRVRSA, from the coding sequence GTGGGCTTGTTTACCTCGTTCCAGCTGAAATCACGCGATGCGGCCACCCGTCGCCGGGCGGCGCTGTCGCTCGGCGTGGCCGGCAAGAACGCCGCAATCGCGACACTCGAGCCGTTGACACAGGATCCGGAGTGGACCGTGCGGGAAGGCGCCGCAGAAGCGCTCGGCGCAATCGCCAGTCCAGAGACGGTGATGCCGCTCGCGCGGCTCATCCAGGGAGCCGACCAGATTCGCGAGAGCGCGGGCGCGGCGGCCGTGCGCGCCGCCGCGATCCGGGCGTTGGGCCGGACCGGGCCAGGCGCCGTCACCGCGCTGGTCACGCTGCTCACGGACAGGCACGCGAAGGTTCGGGAGGGTGCGATCGACGCGCTCGGTGCCATTGGCGGCGTGGCTGCAGCCACGGCGCTCGTGTCGGCGCTCGAAGACGACCGCTCGAGCGTGCGCCAGGCGGCGGCCGCCGCCCTGGCGCGCGCGGGCCGCGTCGAAGCCGTTCCCGGGCTTCGGAGCGCACTCGCCCACAAGGATCCGACCACTCGGCGCGGTGCGGCGGAGTCGTTGGGGGCGATTCGCGACGCCGCGGCCGTCGACGCGCTGCGAGCGGCGCTTGGGGACCGCGACCGCAGTGTGCGCGAAGTGGCCGTCCAGGGCCTCGCGCGGATCGCAAGCCCGGAGGCCGTCGCCGCGCTCCTGGCGGCGCTGCCGGCGGGCGACCGCGATCAGAAGGCGGCCGTCACCACCGCGCTCAAGTCCTTCGATTGGTCTCCCGCCGACGCCTCCGAGCGCATCGTGCACGCCGTGCTGCACGGCCGGTTCGACGAGGCGGCCGCTGAAGGGTCGGCGGCGGTGGACGCCCTCGTGGCCGCGCTCTCCGATCGCGATGCGGCCCACAGGCGCGGCGCGCTCGCGGCGCTGACGGCGCTACACGACGAGCGGGCCGCGGCTTCCGTGGCCGCGCTGCTGCGGGATCCCGAAGCGGCGGTCCGCGATGCCGCCGTGGAGTGCCTGGCCGCCACGGGGCCCGACGCTGCCGGCGTGCTGGTGGAAGGGCTCCGTGACCGCGCCGCACAGGTTCGCTCCGCGTGCCGGCAGGCGATCGCCCGCATCGGTGAAGAGGCGCTGGCCGGCGCCCTCCTCAGGCGGCTGTCGGTCGGCCGGTTGACGCGCCACGGCTCCACCGAGTTGCGCGTCGTGGCCACGCGCGCCGAACTGGACGGCGTGAGACTGGCTGCAGACGGCCTGCACACGTTGCTGACTGCGGTGGCGAAGAAGCTGCCGACCGGGACCCTGACCGCGCTCGGCGGTATCGCCGACGTCCTGCTGCTCGAACCCGGCCAGGTCCCGAGCAGCAGCGAGCGGGTGGACAACGAGGAACTCCGCCAGACCGCGCTCGCGGAACTCCGCGTCCGATCGGCTTGA